A single region of the Marinitoga litoralis genome encodes:
- a CDS encoding nucleoside hydrolase has translation MKKKVILDCDPGHDDAVAILLAGIAEEIELMGIIAVAGNSYLKNTARNALVLTEMAKLDVPVFAGSSKPLLREQIVAPNIHGESGLEGANLPEPTKELEDKNYLEFIAESVYSNPNEITLVAVGPLTNIAKFALNYPDLVPLVKELVIMGGGIKFGNTTPRAEFNIYADPEAAQIVFNAGFNLTVFPLDVTHQAKIFMNEIKEMQKFESEIVSKMGVLLEFFHQTYYDIFKIEGAPLHDPCTIAYLIKPEIFEFEEFYAQVETKGELTYGETVVDYWHFKEPNSKWALKVDRKEFINLLFSELRKYN, from the coding sequence ATGAAGAAAAAAGTAATTTTAGACTGTGATCCTGGTCATGATGACGCTGTTGCAATATTATTAGCAGGTATTGCAGAAGAAATAGAATTAATGGGAATAATAGCAGTAGCAGGAAATTCTTATTTGAAAAACACAGCTAGAAATGCTTTAGTTTTAACCGAAATGGCAAAATTAGATGTTCCTGTTTTTGCTGGATCTAGTAAGCCATTACTAAGAGAACAAATAGTCGCTCCAAATATTCATGGAGAAAGTGGTTTAGAAGGTGCCAATTTACCTGAACCTACAAAGGAATTGGAAGATAAAAACTATCTTGAATTTATTGCAGAAAGTGTATATAGTAATCCAAATGAAATTACATTAGTAGCAGTTGGACCTTTAACCAATATAGCGAAGTTTGCATTAAATTATCCAGATTTAGTTCCTCTAGTTAAAGAATTAGTTATAATGGGTGGTGGAATAAAATTTGGAAATACCACACCAAGAGCTGAATTTAATATATATGCTGATCCAGAAGCAGCACAAATAGTTTTTAATGCTGGATTTAATTTAACAGTATTTCCTCTTGACGTAACGCATCAAGCCAAAATATTTATGAATGAAATTAAAGAAATGCAAAAATTTGAGTCTGAAATAGTATCAAAAATGGGAGTTTTATTAGAATTCTTCCATCAAACATATTATGATATTTTTAAAATTGAAGGTGCTCCATTACATGATCCGTGTACTATAGCATATTTAATAAAGCCAGAAATATTCGAATTTGAGGAATTTTATGCACAGGTAGAAACAAAAGGCGAATTAACATACGGTGAAACTGTAGTAGATTATTGGCATTTTAAAGAACCAAATTCTAAATGGGCATTAAAGGTAGATAGAAAAGAATTTATAAATCTATTGTTTTCGGAATTAAGAAAGTATAATTAA
- a CDS encoding aminotransferase class IV, whose protein sequence is MIYFNGKYYNDELPYKLNEGLMFGQGVFETLKVNNGKLEFFNYHYERLVNGCKVLDINFNIDMEKLYNLSIEVIKKNNIVNGSLKINVLKNRETFDIIITSNNRVYLEEMKDRGYNVVFAKNRKFSKNPINYIKSNNYVINILELNRVMSINKDEAIFLNEKDEITEGSISNIYFVKNNEIYTPKLECGLLNGVIRRILIEEFNVKEVIIRSDDIKYYDYAFLSNSLMRIIPIKSFENIEYNFNLNFLKKLEKEIENIMR, encoded by the coding sequence ATGATATATTTTAATGGTAAATATTATAATGATGAATTACCGTATAAATTAAATGAAGGATTAATGTTTGGTCAAGGAGTCTTTGAAACATTAAAAGTTAACAATGGTAAATTAGAATTTTTTAATTACCATTATGAAAGGCTAGTTAATGGGTGTAAGGTTTTAGATATCAATTTTAATATTGATATGGAAAAATTATATAACCTATCAATAGAAGTTATTAAAAAAAATAATATTGTTAATGGAAGTTTGAAAATAAACGTTTTAAAAAATAGAGAAACATTTGATATAATAATAACTTCAAATAATAGAGTATATTTAGAAGAAATGAAAGATAGAGGTTATAATGTAGTATTTGCAAAAAATAGAAAATTTAGCAAGAATCCAATTAATTATATAAAATCAAATAACTATGTAATTAATATTTTGGAATTAAATAGAGTTATGAGTATAAATAAAGATGAAGCTATTTTTTTAAATGAAAAAGATGAAATAACAGAAGGTAGCATATCAAATATCTATTTTGTCAAAAATAATGAAATATATACACCTAAATTGGAATGTGGGTTATTAAATGGAGTTATTAGAAGAATACTAATTGAGGAATTTAATGTAAAAGAGGTTATAATAAGAAGTGATGATATAAAATATTATGATTATGCTTTTTTAAGTAATTCTTTAATGAGAATAATACCTATAAAAAGTTTTGAAAATATTGAATATAATTTTAATTTGAATTTTTTAAAAAAACTTGAAAAAGAAATTGAAAATATTATGAGGTGA
- the pabB gene encoding aminodeoxychorismate synthase component I: MIEKLKVSFNLVDIFNSLEDKKNVVFLDSQKDKKRLGKYSFLGVNPFLIFKAKNKKIIIESENEIKEYYSDNPFLDLKEIMKKYKINNDTELPFIGGAMGFVSYDSNKYIEKIESKAIDDIEIYDIYLPFYDSVLIYDHNTEELYLSSQNEKKHNEIKEIVFNSKKYIPQEKNKLADIDIKFNMSKEYYLNAIERIKEYIYQGDVYQINFTQRIETELIKSPEELFLDLRKINPAPFAAYIDTVDFQIVSSSPERFIKLKDNIVETRPIKGTRPRIGDKKIDEKNKYELIHSTKDKAELLMIVDLERNDLSKVCIPGSVKVPELFALEEYATVYHLVSTVVGELKEDKDAIDLIIATFPGGSITGAPKIRAMEIIEELEPNKRGLYTGSIGYIGFDNSMDLNIVIRTIFCKGKKAYANFGGGIVWDSNPEDEYEESLSKGKALIKGLKMI, encoded by the coding sequence ATGATAGAAAAATTAAAAGTTTCATTTAATTTAGTTGATATTTTTAATTCTTTAGAAGATAAGAAAAATGTAGTTTTTTTAGATAGCCAAAAAGATAAAAAAAGGCTTGGTAAATATTCTTTTTTAGGGGTAAACCCTTTTTTAATATTTAAGGCAAAGAATAAAAAAATTATTATAGAAAGTGAAAACGAAATTAAAGAATATTATTCTGATAATCCATTTTTAGATTTAAAAGAAATAATGAAAAAATATAAAATAAATAATGATACGGAGTTACCTTTTATAGGTGGCGCGATGGGGTTTGTTTCATATGATAGCAATAAATATATAGAAAAAATCGAATCAAAGGCTATTGATGATATCGAAATATACGATATTTATCTACCTTTTTATGATTCTGTTTTAATATATGATCATAATACAGAAGAATTATATTTATCAAGCCAAAATGAAAAGAAACATAATGAAATAAAAGAAATAGTTTTTAATTCAAAAAAGTATATTCCGCAAGAAAAAAATAAATTAGCTGATATAGACATTAAATTTAACATGAGTAAAGAATATTATTTAAATGCTATAGAAAGAATAAAAGAATATATTTATCAAGGCGATGTATATCAAATTAATTTTACTCAAAGAATTGAAACTGAATTAATAAAATCTCCAGAAGAATTGTTTTTAGACTTAAGGAAAATAAATCCTGCACCTTTTGCAGCATATATAGATACAGTAGATTTTCAAATTGTATCTAGTTCTCCTGAAAGATTTATTAAATTAAAAGATAATATAGTTGAGACAAGACCAATAAAAGGAACGAGACCTAGAATAGGTGATAAAAAAATAGATGAAAAAAATAAATATGAATTAATTCATAGTACAAAAGATAAAGCTGAATTATTGATGATAGTAGATTTAGAAAGAAATGACTTATCAAAAGTTTGTATTCCAGGTAGTGTTAAGGTTCCTGAGTTATTTGCATTAGAAGAATATGCAACAGTATATCATTTGGTTTCTACAGTTGTAGGGGAATTAAAAGAAGATAAAGACGCTATAGATTTAATAATAGCAACATTTCCTGGAGGTTCTATCACAGGAGCTCCTAAGATTAGAGCAATGGAAATAATTGAAGAATTAGAGCCAAATAAAAGAGGATTATATACAGGATCTATAGGATATATAGGATTTGATAATTCAATGGATTTAAATATAGTTATTAGAACTATATTTTGTAAGGGTAAAAAAGCATATGCAAATTTTGGTGGCGGTATTGTATGGGATTCTAATCCTGAAGATGAATATGAAGAATCATTATCAAAAGGCAAAGCATTAATTAAGGGGTTAAAAATGATATGA